A genomic stretch from Thunnus maccoyii chromosome 19, fThuMac1.1, whole genome shotgun sequence includes:
- the LOC121885410 gene encoding E3 ubiquitin-protein ligase MARCHF3-like, which translates to MMTGRCTLLPEVLPNAHVRFQPEPDSESMCGFSEEPPLPGKTMEGCSVSAGEQLQYYTQVSTKLDAQLMPAALDTYSKQCALPESPMCRICHDSGAQEELLSPCECSGTLATIHCSCLEHWLSASGTSHCELCHYQFTVQRKSRPLLEWLQNPGLRQEKRTLFGDMVCFLLITPLATISGWLCLRGAIDHLHYSSRLEAVGLITLTIALFTIYLFWTLVSLRYHCRLYNEWRQSNQRVVLLLPRLHSEPSALHSFQGSQRGKQPSKESIV; encoded by the exons ATGATGACCGGTCGCTGCACTTTGTTGCCAGAAGTTTTGCCAAATGCCCATGTAAGATTCCAGCCCGAGCCTGACTCCGAGTCCATGTGTGGCTTCTCTGAAGAACCGCCTCTTCCAGGAAAAACCATGGAGGGGTGCAGCGTGTCAGCCGGCGAGCAGCTTCAGTATTACACACAGGTGTCTACCAAGCTGGACGCTCAACTGATGCCTGCGGCGTTGGACACGTACAGCAAACAGTG TGCTCTGCCAGAGAGCCCCATGTGTCGGATCTGCCATGACAGCGGGGCCCAGGAGGAACTGCTGTCCCCCTGTGAATGTTCTGGGACCCTTGCCACCATCCACTGCAGCTGTCTGGAACACTGGCTGTCTGCCTCAGGAACCAGTCACTGTGAGCTCTGCCACTACCAGTTCACCGTGCAGAGGAAGTCCAGGCCGCTGCTCGAG TGGCTGCAGAACCCAGGTCTTCGTCAGGAGAAGCGCACCCTGTTTGGTGACATGGTGTGTTTCTTGCTCATCACACCTCTGGCCACCATCTCTGGCTGGCTCTGCCTTCGCGGTGCCATCGATCACCTTCACTACTCCAGCCGGCTGGAGGCCGTGGGGCTCATCACACTCACTATTGCCCTCTTCACCATCTACCTCTTCTGGACCCTG GTGTCTCTCAGGTATCACTGTCGACTGTACAACGAGTGGCGACAGTCCAATCAGAGAGTGGTTCTCCTGCTCCCCAGGTTGCATAGTGAGCCGTCAGCGCTGCACTCCTTCCAAGGCTCCCAACGAGGGAAGCAGCCGTCCAAAGAGTCAATAGTCTGA